A single region of the Raphanus sativus cultivar WK10039 chromosome 1, ASM80110v3, whole genome shotgun sequence genome encodes:
- the LOC108820576 gene encoding uncharacterized protein LOC108820576 codes for MEGQAKLTRTQSSLLRSSSTVRSSFLSLNGDFSEKQDLEAGEKEEKQRRKPPKPFGSSPRTGLTRIHPGLAFAMVSLSFLSLSSFFFFVVFSQTEELLTSENLLLALTFVAVALFLASRNIARLNRTVLAVKQICDETTRSLGFQSKNRSKPVQWYIGDTETKPEKRTKRFVKEGVQFYSNGDFYEGEFHRGKCNGSGVYYYFARGRYEGDWVDGRYDGHGIESWARGSRYKGQYRQGLRHGYGVYRFYTGDCYAGEWLNGQSHGFGVQSCADGSSYVGESRFGVKHGLGSYHFRNGDCYAGEYFGDKIHGFGVYRFANGHCYEGAWHEGRKQGYGAYSFRNGDAKSGEWDSGSLVTSLHPTSEPVCRAVQAARETAKKAVNRRRVDEQVSRAVAGANKAATAARVAAVKAVQNQMDGKFCQS; via the exons ATGGAAGGGCAGGCGAAGCTGACGAGGACACAGTCATCGCTGCTCCGGTCATCGTCGACGGTGCGATCGTCTTTCCTCAGCTTAAACGGCGATTTCAGCGAGAAGCAAGATCTCGAAGccggagagaaagaagagaaacagaGGAGAAAACCGCCTAAACCGTTCGGGTCAAGTCCTCGAACCGGGTTAACCCGGATTCACCCGGGTCTAGCCTTCGCCATGGTGTCCCTCTCGTTCCTCAGCCTctcgtctttcttcttcttcgtcgtgTTCTCCCAAACCGAGGAGCTTCTCACCTCCGAGAACCTCCTCCTAGCTCTGACCTTCGTCGCCGTCGCTCTCTTCCTCGCCTCCAGGAACATCGCGCGTCTTAACCGGACCGTGCTCGCGGTCAAGCAAATCTGCGACGAGACGACCAGAAGCTTAGGTTTTCAGAGCAAGAACCGGTCTAAACCGGTACAGTGGTACATCGGCGATACCGAAACCAAACCGGAGAAGAGAACCAAGCGGTTTGTGAAAGAAGGTGTTCAGTTCTACAGCAATGGGGACTTCTACGAAGGGGAGTTCCACAGAGGGAAGTGCAATGGGAGTGGCGTGTACTACTACTTCGCGAGAGGGAGGTACGAAGGTGATTGGGTCGATGGGAGATACGATGGTCATGGGATCGAGAGCTGGGCTAGAGGAAGTAGATACAAAGGTCAGTATAGGCAGGGTCTTAGGCATGGTTACGGAGTTTACAGATTCTACACTGGCGATTGTTATGCTGGTGAGTGGCTAAATGGACAGAGCCATGGGTTTGGTGTTCAGTCTTGCGCTGATGGTAGCTCTTATGTTGGTGAGTCAAGATTTGGTGTCAAGCATGGGCTTGGATCTTACCATTTCAG aAATGGAGATTGTTATGCAGGAGAGTACTTTGGAGACAAGATTCATGGGTTTGGTGTGTACCGTTTTGCTAATGGTCATTGTTATGAAGGAGCGTGGCATGAAGGCCGTAAGCAAGGGTATGGTGCTTACTCGTTTAGAAACGGTGATGCTAAATCTGGTGAGTGGGATTCAGGGAGTCTTGTAACTTCTCTGCATCCTACGAGCGAGCCGGTTTGCAGAGCGGTTCAGGCGGCTAGAGAGACGGCTAAGAAGGCGGTGAACCGGAGACGAGTAGATGAACAAGTGAGTCGAGCAGTGGCTGGAGCTAATAAGGCTGCAACGGCTGCAAGAGTGGCTGCTGTTAAAGCCGTTCAGAATCAGATGGATGGTAAATTTTGTCAAAGTTGA